TGGCTATTTGCTTTGCAACTACTGACAGGTCACTTTCTATCCAATTATATCGCATCGCAGCCTTAATAACTACCCATCTCCCATTTGTGTGCACTCATTATCCTGATCAGTTTTTCCACATGGTTTGCCCAGTTTAACTTCTTCCAACATCTGTGAGATACTGGTACGGgattaaagtatttatttttggTTGAATACTTTTACACTAGTATTAACAGCTGCAGGTGGGATGGCTGACTATTGCACATTCAGAGAGCTTTTGTCCTCCTTTGTCTCTGGAAGGTGGTAGAGTCCAAAGGTCTCCTCTGGGCCACCAATGGAATGGCTGGTCTTTCTTCTGCAAGGGGTACCATATGATCAGCGATCTCTATGATAGATGAATGTGTGTTTCCCTGAAGATCCACCAAACAAGACTTTACTTGGATGTTGCCTCTTAGTCCTAGCACCGGGTTTCAGAGGCTTACTGCTTCTCCCCAGGTTCTTGGGAATATTCCAAGTCTATTGATCTAAAATCCTTAACCGCTctgcgggagtggtataaataaaacagtaagggcccttggggtgggcccagtccgggatgggAAAGAGcacccatggccccttccccctggactgacaattggagggcccaatcagcaggcgcttcgcacctgccgattgggccctccgcttcacaagctggggccaaggggccaatcagcagccactcGCAGCTCGACTGCCGATTTGCCCCTTGGCCCAGCCTGATgagttgggaggtgctttgcgcctcccgatccccccactccccaatgtCAGCTGCCTTCCCCCTACTGCCACCATTACCAGGCTGCCCTGCACAATGACAGGTAGCTGCCTGGCTGGGCCAGCCTGGTGGAGGCGGcgaggggggggaaggctttgCCCCCCACCAAGGGGACAGCCCTGCTGTGGCTGTGGAGCTTCAGGgccagcaaagggacagccctgcccCATCACTGATGgggcagggctgtccctttgccataccggaagtcctgtggctgccCGGGAGCCAGTATGGCTGGGAGCCTTTGGGGCCAGCAAAGGAACAGCCCCACTGCATTGCTGACGTGGCGGGGCTGTCCCTTCGCCGGCCCCGAATCCCTGCAGATGCCTGGAATCCAGCTGGGGCCAGGAGCTTTCAGGACtagcaaagggacagccctgccgcATCAGCAACGCGGCGGCCCTGTCCCTTTCCCACTCCCAAAGCCCCGCGGCCGCCCGGAACCcacctagtgcccactgtattactcatacagcgggcttgatttctagtctaATGTAAAACAGATTTAGGTTTGAAAGCATGAGCTTTGCTATTGTCAGAATCCTGCGTCTTCTGCCATGAAATAGGTTTGTTATCTTTGGCCTGACCTGCCATCAGCTATCCATTTTCCTTGCTTTTGGCCAGCTTCTTGCATTTAGATGCTGCTCACAGCTTCAAGGTCATGTATCTCGTTAGTGCTGCAGCTTCTCAAAACATCCCACATTGgcataattcccagaagccccaccTGACACAGAGATAGCTCCATGTTATGTCTCACCCTTACACCCGAGTTGCCACCTGCCCAATGGAAGAGTGATtggcttttatattgtaatgCAGTAATGCAGTATCTGGGAGATCCAagaattgtctggctgccaggcaagggacattcacaggtggtttgctgttgcttgtTTCCAGCTCCATCCAAATCcgcggaggtctcccatccaaatactagctaggctTGGCCCTACTTAGCAGCCAAAATCTGAGaaggctatccaggttagggtgtaggtagaaaatgttcacaaggaGTAAGATAAGGGCTCTGTCTTCACTCTGATTTATTGTTTTTCCAATAAataaagtggtccccaacctttttatcaccgggaccactcaacgcttgacatttttactgaggcccggtgtggggggggtagtttactcctctactctcaaccaatgacacccaaagtgtgttgtaaagggccggggggaatgaagtaaagggctggagggggggaggcgttcctccacctccagttagttgacggaccacatgtggtccggggcccacaggttggggatcgctattgtaaTGCGTTAACTGTACTATTTAGTTCCGTCTATGCAATGCTAGATGCTGCAGcttgaaataaataaactttctaCAAAGACGTTTTCTTGTTTTAAGTCTGGAGTTCTGAAAGCTATACACTCCAGTTCTTTGTCTCACCCATGAAACTGTTAAAACTGATTCCTAGTTTTTCCATTCTCAGTGCCAACCAGGAACGAAACCCTAAATGGGCTACGATGCCCTTTCTGTTTTGCTGAGGAATCCGAGCCATGCAAAAAGGACGATGTCATCAACTGCAGAGGATGGGAAAATCAGTGTTTCACCAGGGGAGCAGGAAGACAAACAGGtaattctgaatttttaaaaggatgCCGATATCAAATATTGACATgcaacttgaaaaaaaaaattctgataggAAAGCTTACAATTTAATGTGAAACACATGGGAGGCAATAAATGCTATGTCATAATTTTGCATGCCACACTTCTATAGCAGCCCAGAGTTGTTtgtgtttcttcctcctccattttatctttacaatgaTATTTAAAGGTAAGCTAGACTGaaagaaggagcctcttgtggtgcagagtggtaaggcagccaacatgctgtctgaagctctgcccatgaggcagggagttcgatcccagcagccggctcaaggttgactcagccttccatccttccaaggtcagtaaaatgagtacccagcttgctggggggtaaacggtcatgactggggaaggcactggcaaaccaccccgtattgagtctgccatgaaaacgctagagggcgtcaccccaaaggtcagacatgactcagtgcttgcataggggatacctttacctttacctttagactgaAAGACTAGGGTAGGTTTTCCAGGTTTTCCTGGCTGAATGGGGCTTTGACTATAAGTCTTCCTTGTTTATTCTGAAACTAGAGCTTCCCTATATCTCACGTTCCGGGGCTAATTTTTGCTGTGACTCTTGGTGAGCAGTCAGAAAAGATCGCTGTGTGTAAGAAAGATCAGTACACAGAGGGAAGGCAGCCGAAGGAAGAGAGATTAAGGGAATTAGAAGGGTAGTCTGAGGAGAATGTTTGGAGGGCAAGGCAGCGGAGGAGATAGAATTCTGAGGTGATTCGTCTTAGGTTAGGGTTATGGTTGCGATTGAAGTCGGGTTGAGGGATGGCCAAAGAGATTTCCTATGCTCTTCATTCATAATCATAGTCAGAAAAAGATGTTTGGTTGACTGGTGCTTTCCCCCGGTGGCATCATTCccccggagagccagtttggtgtggtggttaggagtacggacttctaatctggcatgccgggttcaattctatactcccccacatgcagccagctgggtgaccttgggctcgccacgacactgataaaactgttctgaccaagcagtgatatcagcactctctccgcctcacccaccccacagggtgtctgttgtggggagaggaaagggaaggctttgagactccttcgggtagagaaaagcggcatataagaaccaactcttcttcttcttcttcttcttcttcttcttcttcttcttcttcttccccaccatCCTTGAGAAAGTCagaataccgtatatacttgcatataaactgagtttttcagcacagttttaaCACTGACAAAGCCCTCCTCGACTTGTATGTGGGtcattgaaataacagcctgctcccagccagccaattgtagcattgccttctgcaaaggtcttgaaagttgatcttgctctggcagcttgtaggacatcaatggtctgactgaggttggattccccccccccttcttttccaaaTCACTTCTTCCAGATTATCcttttggtttctgtgtgtggggtgggttttgggggtgcttcgCTTTGgggtttactgtttctttctcctagtgtttctttcttttttttatatctGAGGGGCAGcgttgtttgccttttcttcttggggttgtgtttcttttagaagttgatttttacagttctttctttcagtgttcagttttacagtttttatttcagtgttttgttctggggagggcactgtagctgtagtgaGCGTAGTcccttctcccagtttggtagctgttgtagttGTTGCAGTGGGTcaccaactttgggtactgttgttctgctctgattTGTTGGCCTGGGGAGCACTGTTTGCTTCTCctaccagagctgttctcacagagtagttctgtcagagctctctcagggtgtctggcatcaagagaaaaatggaaggcaatcttaagccactttgagacccttgtagttagtgaaaagcggggtacaaaaaccagcggctattcatcctcttgacttttctgtatttgttgcggggggggggggaggttggatgggagagcctgggaTTATGGAGCATGGATTAATCGCTTAGGCAACCCTGTAAAtttcccagcagctgctgcatttcccaccttcggtttatatgcgagtcaataagtttgccgtgattttgtggtaaaattgggtgcctcagcttatatgcaggtcagcttatatgcgagtatatacggtattatacccaaggtcaccccctACTGGAAAGGCCCCTACTGGAAAAGTGTTTGGGCTAAGAAGAAGGAGGCAGTGCTGCCGTAATGCTGGAGCCAACCTTGTtgttcaatcaatcaaactttattacagtcattcagaccaagttatatgaagtcgatacataagagaccaagagaatatggtcatttaatgtaatgcaATTCAAAACAGatcggcacaaaacttagccagctgagttgtcacctggggtaactcatcacttagcagcctgtTTGtttgatctacatcatgatgttatggcaactttttaaggagtggttcaatcaactTGCTACAAaagtctacataagcagggcagtggaacaatataggCTCTCTTGAATCAattccgccactcccacaagaacattgtctcagtgtaaggggaatgtacTTATAAGagctctacaagagctgaaggcaagacggagcatcttgcaagggtaaaagcccttctttgtttacttattagcAGCTGAGTCAAATatgtggcaggggccagaacgtATCTTCTtcaaccttaaaggtaaaggtaaaggtatcccctgtgcaagcaccaagtcatgtctgacccttggtgtgacgccctctagcgttttcttggcagactcaatacggggtggtttgccagtgccttccccagtcattaccgtttaccccccagcaagccgggtactcattttaccgacctcggaaggatggaaggctgagtcaaccttgagccggctgctgggattgaactcccagcctcatgggcaaagctttcaggccttaccactctgcgccacaagaggctcttcttcaaCCTTGTTGTTTCTTAAACTCTGTTGGAGTTGTGCTTCTGATGAGCAAAGTGGTCTGAATGTTGTGCTGATTCTCTGATTTCTCTCTTGGGCTTCACAGTGACCACCATCAACTCTGTCACTACCGTCTCCTACGAGTTTACGCAAAAAGGCTGTGCCACGAAATCGTTCTGTTCCCACGTTGCAGAAACAGGAACCTTCATTTCAGGGGGCAGCACTATTTTGGGTGCTCAGGTTATACAGTGCAGAGCTGCCTCTCATGAAGCAAGACCCACAGGCTCTGAAGAAGGAAACTCCGGGATGAGCATCACACGGGCACCAACTCACCTCTGCCTCCAAGCCTTTGCTGGCCTTTTAATGACGACCTTTTTCAATCGCTGCCCTTTTTAGGACACACATCATGACACTCTCCTCTAGGGCTGTGCAATTTGGCTTAGCGGAGGTAAAAATAACcccctgaatcaatgctgattcaaggGGATTTTGGTGTGGAATGTTTAAGCAGAACCACGATTCTCCCGCTTGATTCGGGAGTCGAATCGCTAAACCCAAACCAACGAGGTTTTTGAACTAGCAGGGTTCGGCATTCCCGAATCAGCTCCATTACATCCTGTGGAGCCATTCAAGTCAATGGAAAATCTAGCCTGTTCATCAATCTGGTGATGGCAGCGTTTGAAGTAGGggtggaaaacaaaaaaaaatcctaactgGAATTAGCTAGGTCCCTGAAAGGTTGGATGCCTGTGCAATTGTTTACAAAATTATATAAGcatttattgtgtgcagctttaaaaaaaagctaaAGTTAAAACGTACATGTAGCCCATAGGCTATTTAAAATTATCGTACATACTGTACAATCTATTAGGTATTAGATCTGATGCATTTCAAccctcactgggtcttcctcagaggtctaattttgACACACTTACactgataaaatataaaatatacagatcagccagtaaaataaatacattataagaaCTTATTGTGGGAGGGGTGGcaaaaaatcaatcaaaatggatcagatggaaaatgtccatttatccccttctttcaggctgccaGGAAATTCTGATGTACCGCCATGAAATCAGTGCATCAGTAGGGGAACTATTTTGGCAGCATAGCTTCTGGAGTccatcctcaaaagaacccccaagtttcaaaaagattggatcagggtGCCCCTACTTCAATCCCTGCCCCCACCAGAGcgcctttctctggaaccagactcAGGGTGGCTGTGCGGAAGGAGTTATCACATCTCTATCgattcccttgtggagtcccacaggaagcggtactctcccccacattatttaacatctttatgcgccctctggccaaACTGGTTTGGAATTAACAGGCTGGGTGGTctccaatatgtggatgacacccagctctatctcctaatgcaCGGCCGCCCAGGTTcctcccctggatacatttgccagatgtttggaagcagtcactggatggctagagcagagttgcctgaaactcaaccccaccaagatggaggttctttggctgggcagaaaggtggctggacaggaagcacatttacccacTCTGGCTAGATGCAGCTTAAGATCACTccctcagccagaaatctggacgtgatcctggatgcctccctttcagtggagggCCAGGTCACAAGTCTAGCTCGCacggcattttaccatcttcgccaggcGAGACTAATAGTGTCCTATCTGCCCTCagactgtctggctacagtgattcattcaacggtcacctccagattagacttctgtaacttgttatGTGTGGGCCTGCCCtagtctttgacccggaaattacagctggtgcaaaacgcagTTAATAGGGtactcacaggtacatcttggagggcccatatccagcctgtcctgaagtagctgcattggttgccagttgtggcccagatcaggttcaaccTGCCACAAGTCTATGGAAactggcgggatagaaatctaaagaataaataaataaacaaataaaattgaaTAGACAGGCTAGATTcctgtagattttaatggctctatagcaggggtagtcaacttgtggtcctccagatgtccagggactacaattcccatgggcccctgccagcttttgctggcaggggcccatgggaattgtagtccatggacatctggaggaccacaggttgactacccctgctctatagggtaTAATGGGGGGTGAATCGATTTGGGAATCCTGAATATTACCAAACCTGAATCTCTATACTGATCCTCGGATTCAAGTGATTTAGCCTAAACTGAACCGATTTGGCATGAGTCtacctgaattttttaaaaaatatatatctttacaCACACCCTTACTCTCCTCtttgtcaggattgctgctgaaccctgccatgagttagcatgagtctctccatgattatttgtttaaccttttgcttgctttgttctttaggccccaggcccatatattatgcttgcatgcttgcttgaaactgaaactatgttgtgcaccctgttatctca
Above is a window of Paroedura picta isolate Pp20150507F chromosome 5, Ppicta_v3.0, whole genome shotgun sequence DNA encoding:
- the LOC143837038 gene encoding phospholipase A2 inhibitor and Ly6/PLAUR domain-containing protein-like, encoding MAAPVSFFTLAVLLAIARTGSSIECQTCFAANSNCSGPIRVCGPEFDACQSLVVETKTPRKTHKTIKKTCTNLSRCTPGAIFMDLETGYQESGNNICCRTDGCNTDSLTVPTRNETLNGLRCPFCFAEESEPCKKDDVINCRGWENQCFTRGAGRQTVTTINSVTTVSYEFTQKGCATKSFCSHVAETGTFISGGSTILGAQVIQCRAASHEARPTGSEEGNSGMSITRAPTHLCLQAFAGLLMTTFFNRCPF